One segment of Pempheris klunzingeri isolate RE-2024b chromosome 20, fPemKlu1.hap1, whole genome shotgun sequence DNA contains the following:
- the LOC139219366 gene encoding NACHT, LRR and PYD domains-containing protein 4E-like, translated as MGSVVLYRVLQDLRDDEFKDFQWYLTKPEVMGGYKPIKECQLEKAERRDTVDLMVQTFTPEGALKVTKKVLEEMNRNDLVQKLPGTSSEPADI; from the exons ATGGGGTCAGTGGTGCTTTACAGAGTTCTGCAGGATTTAAGAGACGATGAATTCAAGGATTTCCAGTGGTATCTGACGAAGCCTGAGGTCATGGGCGGCTACAAGCCCATCAAAGAGTGCCAGTTGGAGAAAGCAGAGAGGCGGGACACAGTGGATCTGATGGTGCAGACATTCACACCTGAAGGAGCTCTGAAGGTGACCAAGAAGGTTTTAGAGGAGATGAACAGGAACGATCTGGTGCAGAAGCTGCCAGGCACCAGTTCAGAACCAGCAG ATATTTGA
- the LOC139220100 gene encoding proteoglycan 4-like, producing MVFGLSLRVCWICLLLISGGACFPAAGGGSKDTTYPKGPVVSDFGPAPTYPMDPAPTYPKGPVVSDFGPAPTYPKGPVVSDFGPAPTYPMDPAPTYPKGPVVSDFGPAPTYPMDPAPTYPKGPVVSDFGPAPTYPKGPVVSDFGPAPTYPMDPAPTYPKGPVVSDFGPAPTYPKGPVVSDFGLAPTYPKGPVVSDFGPAPTYPMDPAPTYPKGPVVADFGPVPTYPMDPAPTYPKGPVVSDFGPAPTYPKGPVVSDFGPAPTYPKGPVVSDFGPAPTYPMDPAPTYPKGPVVSDFGPAPTYPKGPVVSDFGPAPTYPKGPVVSDFGPAPTYPKGPVVSDFGPAPTYPKGPVVSDFGPAPTYPKDPAPTYPKGSVVSDFGPAPTYPKDPAPTYPKGSVVSDFGPAPTYPKGPVVSDFGPAPTYPMDPAPTYPKGPVVSDFGPAPTYPKDPAPTYPKGPVASDFGPAPTYPKGPVVSDFGPAPTYPKGPVASDFGPAPTYPKGPVVSDFGPAPTYPKGPVVSDFGPAPTYPKGPVASDFGPAPTYPMDPAPTYPKGPVATDFGPAPTYPMDPAPTYPKGPVVSDFDPAPTYPKGPVATDFGPAPTYPMDPAPTYPKGPVATDFGPAPTYPKDPAPTYPKGPVVSDFGPAPSSFVLLPDGNPSQWHQQSVGGASSSDQTITSPLPPSSYIIQSRRGYQRAREVLSHAKYSPEYNEAPVSPSNAIMSTKKGSSGYPVQGVKI from the exons ATGGTGTTCGGACTCTCTTTAAG GGTTTGTTGGATCTGTCTGCTGTTAATCAGCGGCGGTGcctgttttcctgcagctggAG GTGGAAGCAAAGATACAACCTACCCCAAGGGCCCAGTGGTCTCTGACTTTGGACCAGCGCCGACCTACCCCATGGACCCAGCgccgacctaccccaagggcccagtggtctctgactttggaccggcgccgacctaccccaagggcCCAGTAGTCTCTGACTTTGGACCAGCGCCGACCTACCCCATGGACCCAGCgccgacctaccccaagggcCCAGTGGTCTCTGACTTTGGACCAGCGCCGACCTACCCCATGGACCCAGCgccgacctaccccaagggcccagtggtctctgactttggaccggcgccgacctaccccaagggcCCAGTAGTCTCTGACTTTGGACCAGCGCCGACCTACCCCATGGACCCAGCgccgacctaccccaagggcCCAGTGGTCTCTGACTTTGGACCGGCAccgacctaccccaagggcCCAGTGGTCTCTGACTTTGGACTGGCAccgacctaccccaagggcCCAGTGGTCTCTGACTTTGGACCAGCGCCAACCTACCCCATGGACCCAGCgccgacctaccccaagggcCCAGTGGTCGCTGACTTTGGACCAGTGCCGACCTACCCCATGGACCCAGCgccgacctaccccaagggcCCAGTAGTCTCTGACTTTGGACCAGCGCCGACCTATCCCAAGGGCCCAGTGGTCTCTGACTTTGGACCAGCgccgacctaccccaagggcCCAGTGGTCTCTGACTTTGGACCGGCGCCGACCTACCCCATGGACCCAGCGCCAACCTACCCCAAGGGCCCAGTGGTCTCTGACTTTGGACCGGCgccgacctaccccaagggcCCAGTGGTCTCTGACTTTGGACCGGCAccgacctaccccaagggcCCAGTGGTCTCTGACTTTGGACCGGCAccgacctaccccaagggcCCAGTGGTCTCTGACTTTGGACCGGCAccgacctaccccaagggcCCAGTGGTCTCTGACTTTGGACCGGCACCGACCTACCCCAAGGACCCAGCAccgacctaccccaagggcTCAGTGGTCTCTGACTTTGGCCCGGCACCGACCTACCCCAAGGACCCAGCACCGACCTATCCCAAGGGCTCAGTGGTCTCTGACTTTGGCCCGGCAccgacctaccccaagggcCCAGTGGTCTCTGACTTTGGACCAGCGCCGACCTACCCCATGGACCCAGCAccgacctaccccaagggcCCAGTGGTCTCTGACTTTGGCCCAGCGCCGACCTACCCCAAGGACCCAGCAccgacctaccccaagggcCCAGTGGCCTCTGACTTTGGCCCGGCgccgacctaccccaagggcCCAGTGGTCTCTGACTTTGGCCCGGCgccgacctaccccaagggcCCAGTGGCCTCTGACTTTGGCCCGGCgccgacctaccccaagggcCCAGTGGTCTCTGACTTTGGCCCGGCgccgacctaccccaagggcCCAGTGGTCTCTGACTTTGGCCCGGCgccgacctaccccaagggcCCAGTGGCCTCTGACTTTGGCCCGGCGCCGACCTACCCCATGGACCCAGCgccgacctaccccaagggcCCAGTGGCCACTGACTTTGGCCCGGCGCCGACCTACCCCATGGACCCAGCgccgacctaccccaagggcCCAGTGGTCTCTGACTTTGACCCGGCAccgacctaccccaagggcCCAGTGGCCACTGACTTTGGCCCGGCGCCGACCTACCCCATGGACCCAGCgccgacctaccccaagggcCCAGTGGCCACTGACTTTGGCCCGGCGCCGACCTACCCCAAGGACCCAGCAccgacctaccccaagggcCCAGTGGTCTCTGACTTTGGACCGGCCCCTTCAAGCTTTGTGCTTCTTCCTGATGGAAACCCGTCCCAGTGGCACCAGCAGTCTGTGGGTGGAGCCAGCTCCTCCGACCAGACCATCACGTCACCTCTGCCGCCTTCGTCCTACATCATCCAGTCCAGACGTGGCTACCAGCGAGCCAGAGAAGTCCTGTCCCACGCCAAATACTCCCCAGAGTACAATGAAGCGCCCGTCTCTCCCTCAAACGCCATCATGAGCACCAAGAAGGGTTCCTCTGGTTACCCTGTCCAGGGTGTGAAGATCTAA